In one Microbacterium invictum genomic region, the following are encoded:
- a CDS encoding PTS sugar transporter subunit IIA, giving the protein MAREVLTPGQVRIHSGSATREEAMREAAEILESVGAVTGAYFDAMQQREQTVSTYMGNELAIPHGTNETKDTILESGLSVVRYDGGVDWDGERVTFVIGIAGKGDEHLEILSRIALLFSEEDDVARLKAVSTAQELYDAVAAGVE; this is encoded by the coding sequence ATGGCACGTGAGGTCCTCACCCCCGGGCAGGTCCGCATCCACTCCGGCAGCGCGACCCGCGAGGAGGCGATGCGCGAGGCCGCCGAGATCCTCGAGTCGGTCGGTGCCGTCACTGGCGCCTACTTCGATGCGATGCAGCAGCGCGAGCAGACGGTCTCGACCTACATGGGCAACGAGCTGGCGATCCCGCACGGTACGAACGAGACGAAGGACACCATCCTTGAGTCTGGCCTGTCGGTCGTGCGGTACGACGGCGGCGTCGACTGGGACGGCGAGCGGGTGACCTTCGTCATCGGAATCGCCGGCAAGGGCGACGAGCACCTCGAGATCCTCTCGCGGATCGCGCTGTTGTTCTCGGAGGAGGATGACGTGGCGCGACTGAAGGCGGTCTCGACCGCGCAGGAGCTCTACGACGCCGTCGCGGCGGGCGTGGAATGA
- a CDS encoding mannitol-1-phosphate 5-dehydrogenase, which yields MKAVHFGAGNIGRGFVGLLLHEGGYEVVFSDVAGPLVDAINAVSEYTVHEVGEGGRDHVVTGFRAINSAEHPDQVIEEVAGANVVTTAVGPTILRFVAPHLVAGLALRDPSSPPLQIMACENAINATDLLRDEMVEAAGEAWAALEQRAVFANTAVDRIVPEQPAGAGVDVTVEPFFEWAIERHPFGDDPPAIPGAHFVDDLAPYIERKLFTVNTGHAATAYFGAQAGVERIADALAGPAIAARVAAALEETSAVLIAKHEFAPEELAEYRATILARFANPALPDHVRRVARQPLRKLSRNERFVGPAAEAAERGLPVDALVAAMAAALAFDDPDDPQAVELQAMLREQDADAVTAAVTGLERSHPLYARVRDAVAARQAALAG from the coding sequence ATGAAGGCGGTCCACTTCGGCGCCGGGAACATCGGGCGGGGCTTCGTCGGGCTGCTGCTGCACGAGGGCGGCTACGAGGTGGTCTTCTCGGATGTCGCGGGGCCGCTCGTCGACGCCATCAACGCCGTGTCGGAATACACGGTGCACGAGGTCGGTGAGGGCGGGCGCGACCACGTCGTCACGGGGTTCCGGGCGATCAACAGTGCCGAGCATCCCGACCAGGTGATCGAGGAGGTCGCGGGCGCGAACGTCGTGACGACGGCCGTGGGTCCGACCATCCTGCGCTTCGTCGCGCCGCACCTCGTGGCGGGTCTCGCGCTGCGCGACCCGTCGTCTCCGCCGCTGCAGATCATGGCCTGCGAGAACGCGATCAACGCCACCGACCTGCTCCGCGACGAGATGGTCGAAGCCGCGGGTGAGGCGTGGGCGGCACTGGAGCAGCGCGCGGTGTTCGCCAACACGGCGGTCGACCGGATCGTGCCCGAGCAACCCGCCGGAGCGGGGGTGGATGTCACGGTCGAGCCGTTCTTCGAATGGGCGATCGAGCGGCATCCGTTCGGCGACGACCCGCCCGCGATCCCCGGGGCGCATTTCGTCGACGACCTCGCCCCGTACATCGAGCGGAAGCTCTTCACCGTGAACACCGGGCACGCGGCGACGGCGTACTTCGGCGCGCAGGCGGGTGTCGAGCGGATCGCCGACGCCCTCGCCGGCCCGGCGATCGCCGCGCGGGTGGCGGCAGCGCTCGAGGAGACCTCGGCGGTGCTGATCGCCAAGCACGAGTTCGCCCCCGAAGAGCTGGCGGAGTACCGCGCCACGATCCTCGCGCGCTTCGCCAACCCGGCCCTCCCCGATCACGTGCGCCGGGTCGCGCGGCAGCCGCTGCGGAAACTTTCGCGCAACGAGCGGTTCGTCGGGCCGGCGGCCGAAGCCGCCGAGCGGGGGTTGCCGGTCGACGCGCTCGTTGCGGCGATGGCCGCCGCGCTGGCGTTCGACGACCCTGACGACCCCCAGGCGGTGGAACTGCAGGCGATGCTGCGGGAGCAGGACGCCGATGCGGTGACCGCCGCGGTGACCGGGCTCGAGCGGAGTCACCCGCTGTACGCGCGCGTGCGCGACGCGGTCGCCGCGCGGCAGGCGGCGCTCGCGGGCTGA
- a CDS encoding alpha/beta hydrolase, with protein MSSGSSDRAADGSPASSDAAPHPRRRWRRVLAWVLGSIGVLFLLAVGGLVVWSQVGVMQAEAGPLADVQNDPGIRFTDTSTAVILEPSGGAGEVGLVYIPGAKVEAAAYAATMTDVVAEDGVTVVITKPWLNLAFFDLRPLSSFTDLVPGVQEWIVGGHSLGGVRACQLAGDADALALFASYCAGDISDSDLPVISIAGSEDGLSTPEKIAEARPLLPDDAVMTEIEGANHAAFGAYGPQAGDNEGSITLPEMRAELAGLLAPLVAALPR; from the coding sequence GTGTCATCCGGGTCTTCCGACAGGGCTGCAGACGGGTCCCCCGCGTCGTCCGATGCGGCACCCCACCCGCGGCGCCGGTGGCGGCGCGTGCTGGCCTGGGTGCTCGGCTCGATCGGCGTGCTGTTCCTCCTCGCCGTCGGGGGCCTCGTCGTGTGGAGCCAGGTCGGGGTGATGCAGGCGGAAGCGGGCCCGCTCGCCGACGTGCAGAACGATCCCGGCATCCGGTTCACCGACACCTCGACGGCCGTCATCCTCGAGCCGTCCGGCGGAGCGGGAGAGGTGGGCCTCGTCTACATCCCCGGGGCGAAGGTCGAGGCTGCGGCGTACGCGGCGACGATGACGGACGTCGTGGCCGAGGACGGCGTGACGGTCGTCATCACCAAGCCCTGGCTGAACCTGGCGTTCTTCGATCTGCGGCCGCTGTCGAGCTTCACCGACCTCGTGCCCGGTGTCCAGGAGTGGATCGTCGGCGGGCACTCGCTCGGCGGGGTACGGGCCTGTCAGCTCGCCGGCGACGCCGACGCTCTGGCGCTGTTCGCGTCGTACTGCGCAGGCGACATCTCGGACTCGGATCTCCCCGTCATCAGCATCGCCGGCAGCGAGGACGGGCTCTCCACCCCCGAGAAGATCGCCGAGGCGCGGCCGCTGCTGCCCGACGACGCGGTGATGACCGAGATCGAAGGGGCCAACCACGCCGCCTTCGGCGCGTACGGCCCGCAGGCGGGCGACAACGAGGGCTCGATCACCCTGCCCGAGATGCGCGCGGAGCTCGCGGGCCTCCTCGCCCCCTTGGTCGCGGCCCTCCCCCGCTGA
- a CDS encoding type IV toxin-antitoxin system AbiEi family antitoxin domain-containing protein, whose translation MVDPPLTPSQALSATFLSTQGLARRGLDKRMIRRLVSEGRLIRLRRGRYADPRAHPHLLDAGRAGGRLDCVSLLATLGVFVRENPGLHIQFDRSASRIPPLRPGYTAHWRSDRAISENLAADLIGALAQAVRCQTPRDAIATLDSAWHLGLVDEAEIAEVFRRLPHRHQTLRRLLDRRMESGPETLVRLILRGLGCGVDVQVQIPGVGRVDFVVDGWLIIECDSRAHHEGWDAQRRDRRRDLAAAALGYTTIRPLAEDLLFAYDATATAIRAVILTRRAR comes from the coding sequence GTGGTCGACCCTCCCCTCACCCCGTCGCAGGCCCTCTCCGCCACCTTCCTCAGCACGCAGGGACTTGCCCGGCGCGGGCTCGACAAGCGGATGATCCGGCGGTTGGTGTCGGAGGGACGCCTCATCCGGCTCCGCAGGGGCCGGTACGCCGATCCGCGCGCCCACCCGCACCTCCTCGATGCCGGCCGCGCGGGAGGCCGCCTCGATTGCGTCTCGCTGCTCGCCACCCTCGGCGTGTTCGTGAGGGAGAACCCGGGACTGCACATCCAGTTCGACCGCAGTGCCAGCCGCATCCCTCCGCTTCGACCCGGGTACACCGCCCACTGGCGGAGCGACCGAGCGATCTCCGAGAACCTCGCCGCCGACCTCATCGGTGCGCTGGCTCAGGCCGTGAGATGCCAGACCCCGAGGGACGCGATCGCGACCCTCGACAGCGCGTGGCACCTCGGTCTCGTCGATGAAGCGGAGATCGCCGAGGTCTTCCGCCGCCTCCCGCATCGTCATCAGACCCTCCGACGGCTCCTCGATCGCCGCATGGAGTCCGGGCCGGAGACGCTCGTCCGCCTGATACTTCGCGGGCTCGGCTGTGGCGTCGACGTCCAGGTTCAGATCCCCGGCGTCGGGCGGGTGGACTTCGTCGTCGACGGGTGGCTCATCATCGAGTGCGACAGCAGGGCGCACCACGAGGGCTGGGACGCGCAGCGCCGCGACCGCCGCCGCGACCTCGCCGCCGCCGCGCTCGGCTACACCACGATCCGTCCGCTGGCCGAAGACCTCCTCTTCGCCTACGACGCGACGGCGACCGCCATCCGAGCCGTCATTCTCACGCGCCGGGCGCGGTGA
- a CDS encoding adenosine deaminase, which yields MAIDQHGDAQLEGVSLRSLPKISLHDHLDGGLRPATIVELADDADLDLPEDDAEALGEWFAEKSDSGSLVEYLKTFDVTLSVMQTREGLTRVAREFVEDLAADGVIYGEVRWAPEQHLGGGLTLDEVVEAVQDGIEEGEDLAADAGRDIRVGQLITAMRHTDRSHEIARLAVEWRGRGAVGFDIAGPEDGFLPSRHRKAFDYLAGEFFPVTVHAGEAAGLESIRSALLDGRALRLGHGVRIAEDLEIVQRSGEEVLVEFGDLARWVRDREIPLELSPSSNLQTGAIQRWGTDLEDHPFDLLYQLGFAVTVNVDNRLMSRTSLTRELALLVEAFDYGLDDLEAFQMNAAAGAFLPVEQREELIDLISDGFDR from the coding sequence ATGGCCATCGATCAGCACGGTGACGCCCAGCTGGAGGGTGTGTCTCTGCGGAGCCTGCCCAAGATCTCGCTGCACGATCACCTCGACGGCGGGCTCCGCCCCGCCACCATCGTCGAACTCGCCGACGACGCCGACCTCGATCTGCCCGAGGACGACGCCGAGGCGCTCGGGGAGTGGTTCGCCGAGAAGAGCGACTCGGGGTCGCTCGTGGAGTACCTCAAGACCTTCGACGTCACCCTCTCGGTGATGCAGACCCGCGAGGGCCTGACCCGCGTCGCCCGTGAGTTCGTCGAGGACCTCGCCGCCGACGGCGTGATCTACGGCGAGGTGCGGTGGGCGCCCGAGCAGCACCTCGGCGGCGGCCTCACCCTCGACGAGGTCGTGGAGGCGGTGCAGGACGGCATCGAGGAGGGCGAGGATCTCGCCGCCGACGCCGGGCGGGACATCCGCGTCGGTCAGCTCATCACCGCCATGCGGCACACCGACCGGTCGCACGAGATCGCTCGGCTCGCCGTGGAGTGGCGCGGGCGTGGCGCCGTCGGGTTCGACATCGCCGGCCCCGAGGACGGGTTTCTCCCTTCACGGCACCGCAAGGCGTTCGACTACCTCGCCGGGGAGTTCTTCCCCGTCACGGTGCACGCGGGGGAGGCGGCGGGGCTGGAGTCGATCCGGTCGGCGCTTCTCGACGGACGCGCCCTTCGGCTCGGCCACGGCGTGCGCATCGCCGAGGACCTCGAGATCGTGCAGCGGTCGGGCGAGGAGGTGCTGGTCGAGTTCGGCGACCTCGCCCGCTGGGTGCGCGACCGCGAGATCCCGCTGGAGCTCTCGCCGTCGTCGAACCTGCAGACGGGTGCGATCCAGCGGTGGGGCACCGACCTCGAGGATCACCCCTTCGACCTGCTCTACCAGCTGGGCTTCGCGGTGACGGTGAACGTCGACAACCGGCTCATGAGCCGCACGTCGCTGACCCGCGAGCTCGCGCTGCTCGTCGAGGCCTTCGACTACGGGCTCGACGACCTCGAGGCGTTCCAGATGAACGCCGCGGCGGGCGCCTTCCTCCCGGTGGAGCAGCGCGAGGAGCTGATCGACCTCATCTCCGACGGCTTCGACCGCTGA
- a CDS encoding thymidine phosphorylase, whose amino-acid sequence MSGAAAPEPFDAVDVIRAKRDGGAVPEDALRWMIDAYTRGYVMDAQMSAFTMAVLLNGMSRDEIRVMTDAMIASGERMSFDGLGKTTVDKHSTGGVGDKITLPLAPLVAAFGVAVPQLSGRGLGHTGGTLDKLESIPGWRAALSNDELHAQLRDVGAVICAAGSGLAPADKRLYALRDVTGTVEAIPLIASSIMSKKIAEGTAALVLDVKFGSGAFMQDIDRARELARTMVGLGTDSGVATTALLTDMNTPLGLAIGNANEVRESVEVLAGGGPADVVELTVALAREMLALAGQPDADVEAAMRDGRAMDVWRAMIRAQDGDPDAALPTPRETHTVTAPRGGTVIRMEALPFGIAAWRLGAGRARAEDAVIHAAGIDLHVKPGDIVAEGAPVFTLSADDPARFARALEAIEGAWDIGDDAPAASSLVRERITADSI is encoded by the coding sequence ATGAGCGGCGCTGCCGCACCCGAGCCCTTCGACGCCGTCGATGTCATCCGCGCCAAGCGCGACGGGGGCGCCGTTCCCGAGGATGCGCTGCGGTGGATGATCGACGCGTACACCCGCGGCTATGTGATGGACGCGCAGATGTCGGCGTTCACGATGGCGGTGCTGCTGAACGGCATGTCCCGCGACGAGATCCGCGTGATGACCGATGCCATGATCGCCTCCGGCGAGCGGATGAGCTTCGACGGCCTCGGCAAGACCACCGTCGACAAGCACTCCACCGGCGGCGTCGGCGACAAGATCACGCTGCCGCTCGCGCCGCTGGTCGCGGCGTTCGGCGTCGCCGTGCCGCAGCTGTCCGGCCGCGGCCTCGGGCACACCGGCGGCACCCTCGACAAGCTGGAGTCGATCCCCGGATGGCGCGCCGCGCTGTCGAACGACGAGCTCCACGCGCAGCTGCGCGACGTGGGGGCGGTCATCTGCGCCGCAGGCTCCGGGCTCGCCCCGGCGGACAAGCGCCTCTACGCGCTGCGTGACGTGACCGGGACCGTCGAGGCCATCCCGCTCATCGCGTCGAGCATCATGTCGAAGAAGATCGCCGAGGGGACGGCCGCCCTGGTGCTGGACGTCAAGTTCGGGTCGGGGGCGTTCATGCAGGACATCGACCGCGCCCGCGAGCTCGCCCGCACGATGGTCGGCCTCGGCACCGACTCGGGGGTCGCCACGACGGCGCTCCTCACCGACATGAACACGCCACTGGGCCTCGCGATCGGCAACGCCAACGAGGTTCGCGAGTCGGTCGAGGTGCTCGCCGGTGGGGGTCCCGCCGATGTCGTCGAGTTGACCGTCGCGCTCGCGCGCGAGATGCTCGCCCTCGCCGGTCAGCCCGATGCCGACGTCGAGGCCGCTATGCGCGACGGCCGGGCGATGGACGTCTGGCGCGCGATGATCCGCGCCCAGGACGGCGATCCCGACGCGGCCCTCCCCACTCCTCGTGAGACGCACACCGTCACCGCCCCGCGCGGGGGGACCGTCATCCGGATGGAGGCGCTGCCGTTCGGCATCGCCGCGTGGCGTCTGGGCGCGGGCCGTGCCCGCGCCGAGGACGCCGTCATCCACGCGGCCGGCATCGACCTGCACGTCAAGCCCGGCGACATCGTCGCCGAAGGCGCACCCGTCTTCACCCTCTCGGCCGACGACCCGGCGCGTTTCGCCCGGGCACTGGAGGCCATCGAGGGGGCGTGGGACATCGGCGACGACGCGCCCGCCGCGTCATCCCTCGTTCGCGAACGCATCACCGCCGACTCGATCTGA
- a CDS encoding cytidine deaminase, translating into MDWDQLRTVAIEAAARAYAPYSRYRVGAAALVSDGRVVAGCNVENASYGVTLCAECGLVSELHMSGGGQLVAFVCVNGEGETIMPCGRCRQLLFEHAIPGMLLETVSGIRTIDEVLPDAFGPRDLEARPSRESEPVR; encoded by the coding sequence ATCGACTGGGACCAGCTGAGAACCGTCGCCATCGAGGCAGCCGCGCGGGCCTACGCCCCGTATTCGCGCTACCGGGTGGGTGCGGCCGCACTCGTCTCGGACGGGCGCGTGGTGGCGGGGTGCAACGTCGAGAACGCCTCGTACGGCGTGACCCTGTGCGCCGAGTGCGGACTGGTCTCCGAGCTGCACATGTCCGGCGGGGGCCAGCTCGTCGCGTTCGTGTGCGTCAACGGCGAGGGTGAGACGATCATGCCGTGCGGTCGCTGCCGGCAGCTGCTGTTCGAGCACGCGATCCCCGGGATGCTGCTCGAGACCGTCTCGGGCATCCGCACCATCGATGAGGTGCTCCCCGACGCGTTCGGGCCCCGCGACCTCGAGGCGCGGCCGAGCCGCGAGTCGGAGCCGGTGCGATGA